Sequence from the Treponema sp. J25 genome:
AGAATCACCCTTCAATATATGGCCACAGGAGAACACACGGTAGATGAGTATGGTCATCTCCTGGATAGTTTTTCCTATGATGAACTAGCTTCCTGGGTGAGGGAATTAGAAGGGGCAGCGGATTTTTTCTCCAATTCCCGGGAGCTGGTGGTGCATCCAGGGGGCTGGCAGTCCTGGTCGGCGGGATGGGAATTGGGGCCGGGAGAGGTGCTTCCCCGGAAGGTTGCGGTGGTGCCGGAACTGATACGCTTTACCAATCGGGATGGGGATGCTCCGGCCAGAGGAGAGATTGTTGGACACTGGATCGTGTATTTTCGAAGGGGCTCTCAGTATGTGGTTCTGGCTAGTAAAGAAGGCAGTCGTTTCCCCCCTACCACATACCGGATATGTCCCCGGGCCCGGCGGGTTTCTATAGAGATCTTTGCCAGGGGAAAAACCTGGAAAGCCGGCGATATTCTTGCGGAGCTCTCCCTCTTTTTTGCTCCTGATTATTTTTTGTTGAAGGATACCCTTCGTTCCCTGTACCGCCAGGACCATAATTTTCATACCCTTGCCTTCCTTACTGCCCCGGATGCTTTGCCGGGGGGCTATGAGTCCTGGTATAACCATTACACCCACATCGACGAAGCCCTTATTCGTCAGGACTTAGAAGATCTCTCTTTGAACGATAACTTCATTAAACGATACTATCTGGATAAAAACCGTCCCCTTGTTTTTCAGATTGATGATGGATGGGAACGGGCGGTGGGTCAGTGGGAGATTGATGAGCGAAAATTCCCCCGGGGATTAAAGCCCCTTGCTCAGGACATTGAGGAGCGGGGCTATATCCCCGGGCTCTGGATAGCCCCTTTCCTGGTAACCCGGCGGGCGGAGCTGTTTCATAAACACCCCGACTGGCTTCTGCGGGATGAAAAGGGCGATCCCGTGGTGGCGGGCTTTAACGACAAGTGGGATGGAAGGTTTTATACCCTCGATCTTTCCCTGCCGGAGGTGCTCGCCTACCTTTCGCAGCTCATGGACACCATTATTGATGGATGGGGCTTCCGGTATCTTAAGCTGGATTTCATGTATGCGGGGCTCTTACACGGGGCTTTCGGCGGCGGCGGGGCGGCCTACCAGTGGTACCATCGGGCCTGCCAGATCCTCACCCGCCGGGTTCAGGACGGCAGGGGCAGGCCCGTGGCGTACCTTGGGTGCGGCGTTCCCTTTGGGCAGTCCTATCCCTATTTCCCCCTTTCCCGTATTGGGGCGGATACCCGGGAACACTGGGAGTGGCCCAAGGTACGCCTTATTGGCCACGTAGGCCGCCCCGCCGCCCGGGTAAACCTGCTGGATACCATCGGCCGCTCCTACCTGAACGGGACCCTTTTTTTAAACGACCCGGACGTGATTTTCTTTCGCTCCGAAAATTGTAGCCTTTCCTGGAACGAGAAGGAACTTATCGCCCTGGTCAATTTCTGCCTTGGCAGCCAGCTCATGGTTTCCGACGACCCCCGCCGGCTTACCCCGGAGGATTTGGATTTTACGGGGCGCGTCCTTTCTCTGTACGAAAGGCTTGCGGGCTATGAATACGGTGTTCAGGCCTTAGCACGCGAGGTCTACCATCTCTTTAGCCGCTGTGGTACTATCCAGGGACTTATCAACCTGCGGCGGCGGCCTATTCGTCTTAGCCCGGGGGGAAAGGCAGGTTCTGACTGGAAAAGCGCCGTCATAAAGACCCCGCCTCTACTGGAGGCTGCCCTTCAGAAAGGGGAAGCCCTGGTTTCCCATGGGAAACCCTATCCGGATGGCACGATGCTTTTTGAGGGCCCCAGTATCAGCTTGTATAGTGCCAAAACCATTCAGGGATAAGGATACGGAGTGTATGGAATCCATAGTGTATGTTCTTGGTCATCGAAATCCCGATACGGATTCGGTGGTGTCCGCCGCGGCCTATGCCCGGCTTAAGCAATTGCAGGGGTTTACGAACTATCGACCTGCCCGGGCGGGAAAAATCAATCCCCAAACGGAATATATTTTTACTCGTTTCGGGGTGCCCATTCCGGAGTATTTGCCAGACCTTATCCCAAAGGTGGGGTACTATCTCTCAGAACCGGCGGTGACGGTGACGGCCGATATTTCTCTCTGGGAGGCCCTGGAACGGATGGAACAGGATGGCCTTAAGGTGCTTCCCATCGTGAACGCCGACGGGACCTATCGAAGCCTGTTGCATTACAATGCCTTCGCCCGTTATATCCTTAAAAAAATCAATCCCCATAAAAAAGCGGCGATTCCGACGTCTATCCAATTGTTACTGACTACCCTCCGGGCTCAGCCCCTTACCCTCTTTGATGAGAAGGACGTTCGACCTTCTCCGGTGGTGGTGGCGGCCCTGGCGGGAGACACCTTTCAACGTCACCTGGAGGCGGAGGTCCCCGAAAATGCCCTGGTGATTGTGGGGGATCGGGAAGATATCCAGCGGTTTTGTATCGAACGGCGGGTTCGGGCCCTTATCATTACCAACGGCAATACCATCGATAAGGAATTGATAGCCCTGGCAGAGGCCCGTCGGGTTTCTGTGATGATAAGCCCCTTTGATACAAGTTCTACCTCCTTGCTTATCATTTATTCTACCCCGGTGGGATTTATGGGGGATGAGTCGGTGGCCCCTGTCCATGAACGGGAGCCGGTTCGTCGGGTTCGGCAAGCCCTGAGCCAGTCTATCTCCCGCTGTGTCCCGGTGGTAAACGATGCGAGCCAGGTAGTGGGCATCCTTTCTGAGGGGGATCTTATCAAAGAACCCCA
This genomic interval carries:
- a CDS encoding putative manganese-dependent inorganic diphosphatase, translated to MESIVYVLGHRNPDTDSVVSAAAYARLKQLQGFTNYRPARAGKINPQTEYIFTRFGVPIPEYLPDLIPKVGYYLSEPAVTVTADISLWEALERMEQDGLKVLPIVNADGTYRSLLHYNAFARYILKKINPHKKAAIPTSIQLLLTTLRAQPLTLFDEKDVRPSPVVVAALAGDTFQRHLEAEVPENALVIVGDREDIQRFCIERRVRALIITNGNTIDKELIALAEARRVSVMISPFDTSSTSLLIIYSTPVGFMGDESVAPVHEREPVRRVRQALSQSISRCVPVVNDASQVVGILSEGDLIKEPQVQVIMVDHNEPSQAIEGIENYRILEVIDHHRLGNLSTRYPITFINRVVGATSTLITNRYREERIPLDRPTASILLCGILADTLVLQSATTTPVDLEAAEYLASITGLDIQSLGQDLMAASSTINARPADELIRMDMKEYDEGSLHFTVSQVETDAPEELVRRKGEILQELEGLRKAEKALFSGLMVTDVTELNSLFFVTGDRAFVSLLPFPKVEEGVYLLQDMVSRKKQLLPLLSEVVEKLQTL
- a CDS encoding glycoside hydrolase family 36 protein — encoded protein: MEIPNIKRLMTKDVGSDQKRITLQYMATGEHTVDEYGHLLDSFSYDELASWVRELEGAADFFSNSRELVVHPGGWQSWSAGWELGPGEVLPRKVAVVPELIRFTNRDGDAPARGEIVGHWIVYFRRGSQYVVLASKEGSRFPPTTYRICPRARRVSIEIFARGKTWKAGDILAELSLFFAPDYFLLKDTLRSLYRQDHNFHTLAFLTAPDALPGGYESWYNHYTHIDEALIRQDLEDLSLNDNFIKRYYLDKNRPLVFQIDDGWERAVGQWEIDERKFPRGLKPLAQDIEERGYIPGLWIAPFLVTRRAELFHKHPDWLLRDEKGDPVVAGFNDKWDGRFYTLDLSLPEVLAYLSQLMDTIIDGWGFRYLKLDFMYAGLLHGAFGGGGAAYQWYHRACQILTRRVQDGRGRPVAYLGCGVPFGQSYPYFPLSRIGADTREHWEWPKVRLIGHVGRPAARVNLLDTIGRSYLNGTLFLNDPDVIFFRSENCSLSWNEKELIALVNFCLGSQLMVSDDPRRLTPEDLDFTGRVLSLYERLAGYEYGVQALAREVYHLFSRCGTIQGLINLRRRPIRLSPGGKAGSDWKSAVIKTPPLLEAALQKGEALVSHGKPYPDGTMLFEGPSISLYSAKTIQG